Proteins found in one Palaeococcus ferrophilus DSM 13482 genomic segment:
- a CDS encoding DUF4152 family protein: protein MRIVSADTGGALLDRNYTPVGLIATAAVLVEKPYRTASMSIARFSDPFNYDMRGRQAMRDEVLLALKLAKKVKPDVVHIDSTLGGIELRKLDDPTIDALRISDRGKAIWHELARELQPIAKRFWEEKGIEVVAIGKESVPVRIAEIYAGLYSVKWGIEFAREHGSVRIGLPRYMDVVLEGKRLVGRSLDPREGGLYGEVEADSEGLEWEVYPNPVARTFMVFEARRR from the coding sequence GTGAGGATAGTTTCCGCGGACACAGGGGGGGCGCTCCTCGACAGGAACTACACTCCCGTGGGGCTCATAGCCACGGCCGCGGTTCTCGTGGAGAAACCCTATAGGACCGCCTCCATGAGCATTGCACGGTTCTCCGACCCGTTTAACTACGATATGCGGGGCAGGCAGGCGATGAGGGATGAGGTTCTTCTGGCCCTCAAGCTCGCGAAGAAGGTAAAACCCGACGTGGTGCACATAGATTCGACCCTCGGGGGGATAGAGCTTAGAAAGCTCGATGACCCGACCATAGATGCGCTTAGGATTTCGGACAGGGGGAAGGCGATATGGCACGAGCTCGCGAGAGAACTCCAGCCCATAGCGAAGCGGTTCTGGGAGGAGAAGGGGATTGAGGTGGTGGCCATTGGAAAGGAGAGCGTTCCCGTCAGGATAGCGGAGATATATGCGGGGCTGTACTCGGTTAAGTGGGGGATTGAGTTTGCACGTGAGCACGGGAGCGTCCGCATAGGGCTTCCGAGGTACATGGACGTTGTTCTCGAGGGGAAACGCCTCGTTGGCCGGAGCCTCGACCCGAGGGAGGGTGGCCTGTACGGGGAGGTGGAGGCTGACTCCGAAGGTCTGGAGTGGGAGGTCTACCCCAACCCCGTGGCGAGGACGTTCATGGTTTTTGAGGCGCGGCGGCGTTAG
- a CDS encoding AI-2E family transporter → MKRTNVAVWAVVALVVLYLAWAMIRPMLSALFFGAVVAYAFLPVHRRLSGKVGEFWSSILLASLLLISIVGVAIVAVMTLSDVLSSAYAYTTDVFEWLYSIGLPVSVETSIKNFQVQLLPLLQERLLSYTFSLPGYVIQSLVFLVFMQYLLVNSSEIRRYLRELIPTEERELAEDLVSGITKTLDALVRSWLLLNLFKGLVMTAGLIIFDVTDTGGAIVGGLLTVFFSFIPLFEGWMIWAIAAWVLVRDGFLLKGVLLAVYGFVLVSPLPDYTIRPRLVAKEARLDSTMVLLGMIGGAMAFGIKGIIAGPIIFNLLASLVREWKRLNRRRRSKG, encoded by the coding sequence ATGAAGCGCACTAACGTTGCCGTCTGGGCCGTGGTTGCACTCGTGGTACTCTACCTTGCCTGGGCTATGATTAGGCCTATGCTCTCGGCCCTGTTCTTCGGTGCGGTCGTTGCCTACGCCTTTCTCCCCGTCCACAGAAGGCTCTCAGGGAAGGTGGGCGAGTTCTGGTCGTCCATTCTCCTCGCTTCCCTGCTCCTCATCTCCATAGTTGGGGTCGCCATCGTAGCCGTCATGACACTCAGCGATGTTCTATCGTCCGCCTATGCCTACACCACGGACGTTTTCGAGTGGCTCTACTCCATTGGGCTCCCTGTTTCCGTCGAGACATCCATAAAGAACTTCCAGGTTCAGCTCCTACCCCTCCTCCAGGAGAGGCTGTTGAGCTACACCTTCTCCCTCCCGGGCTACGTGATTCAGTCGCTGGTGTTTCTCGTGTTCATGCAGTACCTCCTCGTGAATTCCTCGGAGATACGGCGCTATCTTCGCGAGCTGATACCCACGGAGGAGCGCGAGCTCGCGGAGGATTTAGTGTCGGGGATAACGAAGACCCTCGATGCTCTCGTGCGTTCTTGGCTTCTCCTGAACCTCTTCAAGGGCCTGGTCATGACCGCAGGGCTCATCATATTCGACGTGACCGACACGGGGGGAGCCATAGTCGGAGGGCTCCTCACGGTTTTCTTCAGCTTCATACCCCTCTTCGAGGGCTGGATGATATGGGCCATAGCCGCGTGGGTTCTTGTGCGGGATGGGTTCCTCCTCAAGGGGGTTCTGCTCGCCGTTTACGGCTTTGTCCTCGTCTCCCCATTGCCCGACTACACGATAAGGCCAAGGCTGGTGGCCAAAGAGGCGAGGCTCGACTCCACGATGGTTCTCCTCGGTATGATAGGGGGCGCGATGGCCTTCGGCATAAAGGGGATAATAGCCGGCCCGATAATCTTCAACCTGCTCGCTTCCCTCGTGAGGGAGTGGAAGAGGCTCAACAGGAGAAGAAGGTCAAAGGGTTAG
- the iorA gene encoding indolepyruvate ferredoxin oxidoreductase subunit alpha, protein MGNEAIAYGALESGIAFATGYPGTPSTEVIETIAHLKPGVFAEWAPNEKVALEEAAGVAYTGLRALVTMKCVGLNVAADPLMSLAYSGVEGGLVVLVADDPGPHTSQTEQDDRYYGKISLLPVLEPADPQEAHDLIKYAYELSERYKVPIIFRTTTRVNHTTADVEVGEFVELDRKPVFKKDIERYVRASMPGNRKRHRWLNETLGKIEAEFNSMPFNWIEGEGKIGIIVEGAPYNYVREVLPKIGADFKVLKLSTPHPLPRKLVVDFLKTVDYAIVIEDGAPFLEEEVKVVAYEAGLKVPVYGKRTGHFPLEGELTPSLVKNALLKIIGEESEEYTKPEEVAYAESLAPKRPPVMCPGCPHRGSYRAALDALRDLKLGRYKVPIHGDIGCYALSLLPPLEAIWTEYVMGASISLANGQSVVMDKKIIATIGDSTFFHNGIQPLIDAVYKNLNVLVMILDNRTTAMTGHQPHPGTGGSETGRKFNEIDIEALVKALGVKYVKTVDPYDLKATREAIKEAMQVEGPAVIIAKRECVIPVIRRGEIGELPVVIEDKCTGCKACILMTGCPALVYDPETKKVRIDELICTGCGVCNQTCPFDAIKFPSELRKGA, encoded by the coding sequence ATGGGGAACGAGGCCATAGCCTACGGCGCACTTGAGAGCGGCATAGCTTTTGCCACCGGCTATCCCGGAACGCCCTCGACGGAGGTTATAGAGACGATAGCCCATCTCAAGCCGGGGGTCTTCGCGGAGTGGGCGCCGAACGAGAAGGTTGCACTGGAGGAGGCGGCAGGTGTTGCCTACACTGGCCTTAGAGCCCTCGTCACGATGAAGTGCGTTGGGTTAAACGTCGCGGCCGATCCTCTCATGAGCCTCGCCTACTCGGGCGTTGAGGGCGGTTTGGTCGTTCTCGTGGCCGACGACCCCGGACCGCATACCTCCCAAACGGAGCAGGACGATAGATACTACGGCAAGATTTCGCTCCTCCCCGTTCTTGAGCCGGCCGATCCCCAGGAGGCCCACGATCTCATAAAGTACGCCTACGAGCTGAGCGAGCGCTATAAAGTTCCGATAATCTTCAGAACTACAACGAGGGTGAACCACACCACCGCCGACGTTGAGGTGGGGGAGTTCGTTGAGCTTGACAGGAAACCCGTCTTCAAGAAGGACATTGAGAGATACGTTAGGGCGAGCATGCCAGGGAACAGGAAGAGGCACCGCTGGTTGAACGAGACACTGGGAAAGATAGAGGCAGAGTTCAACTCTATGCCCTTCAACTGGATCGAAGGCGAGGGAAAAATCGGAATAATCGTCGAGGGCGCCCCCTACAACTACGTAAGGGAGGTTCTGCCCAAAATAGGCGCGGACTTCAAGGTTCTCAAACTCTCCACACCGCACCCGCTCCCGAGGAAACTCGTCGTTGATTTCCTCAAAACGGTTGACTACGCAATTGTCATAGAGGACGGCGCGCCCTTCCTCGAGGAGGAGGTCAAGGTGGTGGCCTACGAAGCCGGGCTGAAAGTTCCGGTCTACGGCAAGAGAACGGGGCACTTCCCGCTTGAGGGCGAGCTAACGCCCTCCCTCGTGAAGAACGCCCTGCTGAAGATCATCGGCGAAGAAAGTGAAGAATACACCAAGCCTGAAGAGGTTGCCTATGCCGAGAGCTTAGCTCCGAAGAGGCCGCCCGTTATGTGCCCCGGCTGTCCGCATCGCGGTTCTTATAGGGCGGCGCTCGACGCTTTGAGGGACCTCAAGCTCGGCCGTTATAAAGTTCCGATACACGGCGACATAGGCTGCTACGCCCTCTCGCTCCTCCCGCCGCTTGAGGCCATCTGGACTGAATACGTTATGGGCGCTAGCATAAGCTTAGCGAACGGCCAGAGCGTCGTCATGGACAAGAAGATAATCGCTACCATTGGCGACTCAACCTTCTTCCACAACGGAATTCAACCGCTCATAGATGCCGTCTACAAGAACCTGAACGTCCTGGTGATGATACTCGACAACAGGACGACGGCGATGACCGGCCACCAGCCGCACCCCGGAACGGGAGGAAGCGAGACCGGAAGGAAGTTCAACGAGATAGACATAGAGGCCCTCGTGAAGGCCCTTGGAGTCAAGTACGTCAAGACCGTTGACCCCTACGACCTCAAAGCCACGAGGGAGGCCATAAAAGAGGCTATGCAGGTTGAGGGGCCGGCGGTGATAATAGCAAAGCGCGAGTGCGTCATTCCGGTCATAAGGCGCGGCGAAATAGGCGAACTGCCGGTGGTCATCGAAGATAAGTGCACCGGCTGTAAGGCATGCATCCTCATGACGGGCTGTCCAGCTTTGGTTTACGACCCGGAGACGAAGAAAGTCAGGATAGACGAGCTCATATGTACGGGCTGTGGCGTCTGCAACCAGACGTGTCCCTTCGATGCCATAAAGTTCCCGAGCGAACTGAGGAAGGGGGCTTAG